The Branchiostoma floridae strain S238N-H82 chromosome 17, Bfl_VNyyK, whole genome shotgun sequence genome has a window encoding:
- the LOC118404185 gene encoding zinc finger protein 501-like — protein MAAGCLSDETCGVNCTQPEQGVASHPQVQVRTEQMGMGNMGEQTTDTGRQQDVETCGVNCTQPEEGVSSHLHVQVCTEQMEMGNMGEQTTDTGGQQDVLNAETCGVNCTQPEEGVSSHLHEQVRTEQMEMGNMGEQKTDSGRQQDVLNAETCGVNCTQPEEGVSSHGHIQVRTETMEMNDSGDQTTDAGREQDVPSEKTCDVEFVRPDDEIASYIVQEPTSIGHRKRKGAKSTTAHICDFCGFKTVSKSQLITHVRKHTGENPFKCDLCDYSTAHKASLKRHIFTKHTDENPYMCGECEYRTADKGNLSKHVRKHTGEKPYKCDQCDYSAIRKAKLDRHIMAMHRGEKPYKCDQCDYSAAQKIEMDRHILRKHTDEKPYVCEECEYRTADKGNLSRHIRKHTGEKPYKCDLCDYSAALKYSLDCHMTTHTGDKPYKCDQCNYSAARKDTLGQHVRVKHTGEKP, from the coding sequence ATGGCAGCAGGGTGTTTAAGTGATGAAACGTGCGGGGTAAACTGTACCCAGCCTGAGCAGGGAGTCGCATCACATCCACAAGTACAGGTCCGTACAGAACAGATGGGAATGGGCAACATGggggagcagacaacagacacaggaCGGCAGCAGGACGTTGAAACGTGCGGGGTAAACTGTACCCAACCTGAGGAGGGAGTCTcatcacatctacatgtacaggtctgTACAGAACAGATGGAAATGGGCAACATGggggagcagacaacagacacaggaGGGCAGCAGGACGTTCTTAACGCGGAAACGTGCGGGGTAAACTGTACCCAACCTGAGGAGGGAGTCTCATCACATCTACATGAACAGGTCCGTACAGAACAGATGGAGATGGGCAACATGGGGGAGCAGAAAACAGACTcgggacggcagcaggacgTTCTTAACGCGGAAACGTGCGGGGTAAACTGTACCCAACCCGAGGAGGGAGTCTCATCACATGGACATATACAAGTCCGTACAGAAACGATGGAAATGAACGACAGTGGGGATCAGACAACAGACGCGGGACGGGAGCAGGACGTGCCAAGCGAGAAAACGTGCGACGTAGAGTTTGTACGGCCTGACGACGAAATCGCTTCATATATAGTACAAGAGCCGACCAGTATAGGACATAGAAAGAGAAAAGGGGCAAAATCTACTACAGCTCATATATGTGACTTCTGTGGGTTCAAGACAGTTTCTAAGTCCCAACTGATAACTCATGTAAGAAAGCATACAGGAGAAAACCCTTTCAAATGTGACCTATGTGACTATTCTACCGCACATAAAGCTTCATTGAAGCGCCACATCTTCACAAAACACACTGATGAAaatccctacatgtgtggggagtgcgaaTACAGGACGGCTGATAAGGGCAATCTATCTAAACATGTGAggaagcacaccggtgagaaaccctacaaatgtgaccagtgtgactattctgccatACGTAAAGCTAAGTTGGACCGTCATATTATGGCAATGCACagaggtgagaaaccctacaaatgtgaccagtgcgactattctgctgcccAAAAAATCGAAATGGACCGTCATATCTTGAGAAAACACACCGATGAAAAACCCTACGTTTGCGAGGAGTGCGAATATAGGACAGCTGATAAGGGCAATCTATCCAGACATATTAGAAAacatactggagagaaaccgtacaaatgtGACCTCTGTGACTATTCAGCCGCACTTAAATATTCATTAGACTGTCACATGACAACGCACACCGGTGataaaccttacaagtgtgaccaatgcaACTATTCCGCTGCACGGAAAGACACGTTAGGGCAACACGTTAGGGTAaagcacacaggtgaaaaaccctaa